Part of the Vigna angularis cultivar LongXiaoDou No.4 chromosome 1, ASM1680809v1, whole genome shotgun sequence genome, GTTGAGTTCAGGTTTAGAAGAGCAAAGCTTCCCACCTTTCTACTACCACTTTAAGTCTTTTCTAGTTTCTTCCTATAAGCTTCAGAAAAATGGTCAGTGGTCTTTGAGATCTGTTGCCTGCGTGTAACTTGAAATgctatatatgttttttaaaaaatattttgattttatttcagGAGGAAAAAATGAGTTTGATTGTTGCTGGAGCTGTGGATTATAAAGGCTTCCCTGCAGATAGATCCAAAACTGGGGGTTGGATTCCTGCAGCTCTTATTTTAGGTTTGTAGAGATAGCCTTATCTCCACCACTCCTCTTCATCTCATGTAGGTGATAATTATGGAACTCAATTTTTGGAATATGTGATGATTATGCTCATGTTTTcaaagttttgttttgttttatttttatcctttcGTCACAAGTTGGAAATTAGCATATAAGTTAATAGGGTGATTCATCAATCAGGTATACattgaaaagtttatttaacataatttataattagttttaactTGACaggatttaaatatttaaaatattatcttcgcttttttttttcttcgtttCATTACACATCATTTTCATTTGTTACATCCATCACTTTctctgtttttaatttattttctctccACCCTCCCAACAAAAATGGGATATATACTCTAAGCATTTTCCTTGTCTTTATGTCTCACCCACTGTTCTTTCACgtttattcaacaaaaagatTCTCATTTACAGAAATCTTTCAGCATatacaaatttcaaatatacaTCCCAAAAAGTGACGTAGATATTTTGTTATCctgttttaatatttacaaaacattTCCCCTAAAAGATTAAGACAGTATAAGTAAAGTCTTTTGAATGGGTGATATTGTTTCCAATTCCAACACGCCTCCTCGTAGCAACAGTGACTTGAAGGAGATAAGGCTCCTAAAGTTTTATGGTGTTACCATAGCATAAATGGTTTTACAGATTAACCTTCAGTAACACTCGAATTTTTATATCTCATGCTTTTAGGGGTAATGATTGCATATGGGGAAGGAGACAAACCAATTGGAATAAAGCCTTGCATAGCTGTGATTgagaattatatttatatatatatatatatatatatatatatatatatatatatatatatgtcaccTTCTGTTTGACCTCTGAGGGAAAAAAAAGCATATTATTTTATACCATCTTTATGATGGGAATGAATCCATCAATATTCCTCCTTTTCACTCTACTTTCTAAAAGTTGACCATACTTTATTCATTCAGTTTCGGCTTTCACAATAGATTAGGTGTCACTTTTCAGTTACAGCCTCTACTTACGAACACAACTATTTTACTCTTTATTTTATGACATATGCTTTAAACGCTTGCTTCTCTGCAACCTTTTTCAGACCCTTTTCAGATTAAGCCAATAATAACTTCCACATAATAAATGATTAAGTTACAGCAGTAGAAGTTAATTCTAAATATTCTTTCAGGGATTGAAATCGTGGAGAGGCTCTCCACCATGGGAATTGCAGTGAACTTGGTAACTTACATGATCTCAGTCATGCATCTGCCAAGCTCAACTGCAGCCAATACTGTGACTGACTTCATGGGGACATCATTTCTCTTGTGTTTGCTTGGAGGTTTTCTGGCAGATTCCTTCCTTGGCAGATACAAGACAATTGGAATCTTCGCTTCGATACAGACACTGGTTAGTTACATTAATTACTAGTGACTACTTCTGTCATAAAAGTCAAATATTAATGATACATGTACACTCATTTATACGAAGTGGAAAGCTTTGGCTTTATGTATATGTTCTCCCTAGTTTAACTTTGAGGGAATGGTTATTTCAGGGAACAGCTACATTAGCAATCTCAACAAAATTGCCACAGCTACGTCCACCATCTTGTCATGCTAACAGTGACAGTTGCAAACAAGCCAACGGATTCCAAATGGGAATCTTATACTTGTCACTGTACCTTATAGCACTAGGAACTGGTGGCCTAAAATCTAGTGTTTCAGGATTTGGCTCTGACCAATTTGACGAGAAAGATGAGAAGGAGAAATCCCAAATGGCATATTTCTTCAACaggtttttcttcttcattagtTTTGGAACTCTGGCAGCCGTCACAGTACTCGTCTACTTGCAAGATGAAGTGAGTCGTAGTGTGGCGTATGGAATATGTTCTGTTTCTATGGTCGTAGCCCTTATGGTTTTCATGTCAGGAACTAAAAGATACAGATACAAAAAGAGTTTGGGAAGCCCCATTGTCCACATTTTCCAAGTTATTGTTGCATcaataaagaaaaggaagatgCAACTCCCATACGATGTTGGTTCTTTGTATGAAGACACTCCTGAAGCCTCAAGAATAGAGCACACCGACCAGTTCCGGTAATTAAGCTTATTATCTTTGCCTACCCTTGTGGGAGCTAGCCAATTCTTTATAGGCCTTTAATTAACTTGTGAGATCTAAATAATTTCCTTATGCTCTTCTTTCTTTgatgtttttaattatgtagTTTCTTGGAGAAAGCAGCCATTGTGACAGAAGGTGACTTTGAGACAAATGCATCTGGTTCTGCACCAAACCCATGGAAATTATGCTCGCTAACAAGGGTAGAGGAGGTGAAAATGATGGTGAGACTTTTGCCAGTGTGGGCAACAACCATCATATTTTGGACCACTTACGCACAGATGATAACCTTTTCAGTTGAGCAAGCCTCCACCATGGAAAGAAATATGGGGAGTTTCCAAATCCCTGCAGGCTCTCTCACAGTGTTTTTTGTGGCTGCAATACTAATCACTCTAGCTGTTTATGACCGAATCATCATGCCCCTTTGGAAAAAGTGGAGAGGCAAACCAGGTATACAAGACGGGATACACATTATTAGATTCAGTTACTTAAAAAGTACTACATTAAATCCAAGGCCATGCCCTAAGTAAACCTTCTCCCCAGATTccttaattattgaaattttataaaataatgatggTATTATAACATAATATTGAATTCTGTTGTCATGTTATATAAATTGCACTAGCAGAAAGGTGCATGTGAAGCCCATGTACATATAACATGCATGTTGGTTTCCATGTTTCACAAAATTAAATGCGTATATAGTATAAAGTAAACTGAATAGCAAACTTGAAACAActgaaaatattgttttcttcCATTTGTCCCAGGTTTCACCGACCTACAAAGGATTGCGATTGGACTCGTATTTTCCGTTTTTGGAATGGCGGTTGCTTCTGTGTGCGAGAGGAAACGGTTATCAGTGGCAAAAAGTGTAGGTGGGAACCATGCAACACTTCCTATAAGCGTTTTCGTTCTGATCCCACAGTTCTTCTTGGTGGGTTCTGGTGAAGCATTCATATACACGGGCCAGCTTGATTTCTTCATAACACGGTCTCCCAAAGGAATGAAAACCATGAGCACGGGTCTCTTTCTCACAACTTTGTCTCTCGGTTTCTTCGTGAGCAGTTTCCTTGTCTCAGTTGTGAAGAAAGTTACTGGGACAAGAGATGGTCAGGGATGGCTTGCAGACAACATAAACAAGGGCAGGCTTGACTTGTTCTATGGACTGCTCACTATACTCAGTTTCATTAATTTTGTAGCATTTGCAGTTTGTGCAGTTTGGTTCAAGCCTAAGAAACCTAAACAAGCAGGTATGCAAATGGGAGCAATTAATGCTGAGGAAAAGTGCTGAAGACTAGCGTTTAGGATTATTATAGGCATTGTTGTTATCATGGTTTTGTGGAATTGTAGATACCCTGTTATATGCATGCATCCGAAGAATGGGGATTTTGGGTTTTTCATCGTCACACtatacaaataataatgtttGTGTTGGGTTCTAAGTATGTATAAGCCGTAACATAGTTTCTGCTCTTTCAACTCCTTGTTACACATTTTATAGCTTGGTTGTCAATAGTAATATTATTGGTTGTCCTTTTTTGgctatatataatttaattgaaattaaggATGTGAAACAAATTTCCTCGCAtctgtgtgtgtgagagagatgTCTAcgtaatttaataattaattatagaaaaataatgtgTTGTCACCCCTGAAAAATATACTCTCACTTGACAACTAATAATACAATAATGTATAGTAGAATTttaggttaaaaaataaaataaatataattaaatattattattttgaattgttagatgtatatatatattttttattcggTAGTGTAAACATATCACtactcttaattatatatattatcatatacAATTGCTCATGGGAAAGAGGTTTTACTACCCACTTGATAAAatcagttttaaaatatatatatataaatagaaattgaaaCAAGTTCCTATAAACGTTGGAAGTCTCATATAAACTAGAGATaatgtcaaattataatatataagtgggtgcaaacctcaccttacaaatcaattttatgAGGTTAAATTAGactttaaagttcacttcttaacatgttCAGAACTATGGTTGGAGCCTTTCGTAAATGAGGATAGTGTTGCTGGTTTCACACTTATTAGTTaaggatttttcttttattaatatttctttcacaTATTTTTCTTAGACATTTTAATCATCTTTTGTtcgaaaaataatttatatacataaactaattttgtagaaataatacttaaatctcattttttttaactatgcAACTAGAGACTTTGTATCTTTAGTATTATTATCATGAACGTAGCTTTTAAGTACTCTTTTAATCAGTTATGTCATTGAGTTAGATTATTTAAGTGAAAGCGTTCAATGGTTCATGTTATGTCATTGACATTATGTTCAAAATGAATGATGTTAAGTTATCGATACTCATTAACATATATTTgttcatatttattattctcatAATATAAGTTAGAATCATAAGATATATTGTTTCAATAATGTTTGAATGATTATGTTATCATTTGAGTGTCGACGTCTAGTTTCATGTAATAATATTAGCTAGAATGGGTTATTATCTTATAACTCCATGTAATTATGCTCTaacaatataacaaaatatatgttattatctAAAATGAAATCAGATGACAAAAATCAACATTTGGTAAGAATGGATTCTTATAAAAcacctatttataatttttttaatttttttatttaaaatttatttttaataaacataaGGCCTTGCAAGGattgaaatttattgttttactctaagtaaataagaaaatattatactttaaaaaattaaaacaaaaacaaatctaaatttataaatggAAGTATATAAATGTAAACAAGCATAACTGGTTCATAAATGATGATACTACAACTTAAAGCTATAAATTTATCAATGCAatcaattttcaattataaaagattaatatattattagtaaTGAATTTGAATATTCAATTGTATTAAACACGAAATTAattacacaaaaacaaaaaaataattaaaaaaattaggtgaaTTGCGATGTGGTTGTCCCTTGATTTCTTTTTACTAGAGAGTGTGATA contains:
- the LOC108325019 gene encoding protein NRT1/ PTR FAMILY 6.2, with translation MEEKMSLIVAGAVDYKGFPADRSKTGGWIPAALILGIEIVERLSTMGIAVNLVTYMISVMHLPSSTAANTVTDFMGTSFLLCLLGGFLADSFLGRYKTIGIFASIQTLGTATLAISTKLPQLRPPSCHANSDSCKQANGFQMGILYLSLYLIALGTGGLKSSVSGFGSDQFDEKDEKEKSQMAYFFNRFFFFISFGTLAAVTVLVYLQDEVSRSVAYGICSVSMVVALMVFMSGTKRYRYKKSLGSPIVHIFQVIVASIKKRKMQLPYDVGSLYEDTPEASRIEHTDQFRFLEKAAIVTEGDFETNASGSAPNPWKLCSLTRVEEVKMMVRLLPVWATTIIFWTTYAQMITFSVEQASTMERNMGSFQIPAGSLTVFFVAAILITLAVYDRIIMPLWKKWRGKPGFTDLQRIAIGLVFSVFGMAVASVCERKRLSVAKSVGGNHATLPISVFVLIPQFFLVGSGEAFIYTGQLDFFITRSPKGMKTMSTGLFLTTLSLGFFVSSFLVSVVKKVTGTRDGQGWLADNINKGRLDLFYGLLTILSFINFVAFAVCAVWFKPKKPKQAGMQMGAINAEEKC